Proteins from one Microtus pennsylvanicus isolate mMicPen1 chromosome 7, mMicPen1.hap1, whole genome shotgun sequence genomic window:
- the Gnat2 gene encoding guanine nucleotide-binding protein G(t) subunit alpha-2: protein MGSGISAEDKELAKRSKELERKLQEDAEKEAKTVKLLLLGAGESGKSTIVKQMKIIHQDGYSPEECLEFKSVIYGNVLQSILAIVRAMATLGIDYAEPSCADAGRQLNNLADSIEEGTMPPELVEVIRKLWKDPGIQACFDRAAEFQLNDSASYYLNQLDRITDPDYLPSEQDVLRSRVKTTGIIETKFSVKDLNFRMFDVGGQRSERKKWIHCFEGVTCIIFCAALSAYDMVLVEDDEVNRMHESLHLFNSICNHKFFAATSIVLFLNKKDLFEEKIKKVHLSICFPEYDGNNSYEDAGNYIKSQFLDLNMRRDVKEIYSHMTCATDTQNVKFVFDAVTDIIIKENLKDCGLF, encoded by the exons ATGGGGAGTGGAATCAGTGCCGAGGATAAAGAACTTGCCAAGAGGTCCAAGGAGCTGGAAAGGAAGCTGCAGGAGGATGCTGAGAAGGAAGCCAAGACGGTCAAGCTGCTGCTGCTTG gtgctggggagTCAGGAAAGAGCACCATCGTCAAACAGATGAA GATCATTCACCAGGATGGATACTCTCCAGAAGAATGCCTAGAATTCAAATCTGTCATCTATGGGAACGTGTTGCAGTCTATCCTGGCTATCGTCAGAGCCATGGCCACACTAGGCATCGACTATGCAGAACCAAGCTGTGCG GATGCGGGTCGACAGCTCAATAACCTGGCAGACTCCATTGAGGAGGGGACCATGCCCCCTGAGCTGGTAGAGGTCATCAGGAAGTTGTGGAAGGACCCTGGTATTCAAGCCTGCTTTGACAGAGCTGCAGAGTTCCAGCTCAATGACTCGGCATCTTA CTACCTGAACCAGCTGGACCGGATTACAGACCCTGACTACCTTCCCAGTGAGCAAGATGTGCTCCGATCCAGAGTCAAAACCACAGGCATTATCGAGACCAAGTTTTCTGTGAAAGATCTGAATTTCAG GATGTTTGACGTGGGAGGGCAGagatcagagaggaagaaatggatCCACTGCTTTGAGGGAGTCACCTGCATCATTTTCTGCGCAGCTCTCAGCGCCTATGACATGGTGCTGGTGGAAGACGACGAAGTG AATCGCATGCATGAGTCTTTGCACCTGTTCAACAGCATCTGTAACCACAAGTTCTTTGCAGCCACCTCCATCGTCCTCTTCCTCAACAAGAAGGACCTCTTCGAGGAGAAAATTAAGAAAGTCCACCTCAGTATTTGTTTTCCAGAGTATGATG gGAACAACTCCTATGAGGATGCCGGGAATTATATCAAGAGCCAGTTCCTTGACCTCAACATGAGAAGAGATGTCAAAGAAATCTACAGTCACATGACCTGTGCGACAGACACACAGAATGTCAAATTTGTGTTCGATGCAGTTACAGATATTATCATCAAAGAAAACCTCAAGGACTGTGGGCTCTTTTAA
- the Ampd2 gene encoding AMP deaminase 2 isoform X3, translating into MASEARGSLGSSPLQSARSLPGTAPGLKHFPLDLRTSMDGKCKEIAEELFSRSLAESELRSAPYEFPEASPIEQLEERRQRLERQISQDVKLEPDILLRAKQDFLKTDSDSDLQLYKEQGEGQGDRGPWERDAVLEREFQRVIISGEEKCGVPFTDLLDAAKSVVRALFIREKYMALALQSFCPTTRRYLQQLAEKPLETRTYEQSPDTPVSADAPVHPPALEQHPYEHCEPSTMPGDLGLGLRMVRGVVHVYTRRDPDEHCPEVELPYPDLQEFVADVNVLMALIINGPIKSFCYRRLQYLSSKFQMHVLLNEMKELAAQKKVPHRDFYNIRKVDTHIHASSCMNQKHLLRFIKRAMKRHLEEIVHVEQGREQTLREVFESMNLTAYDLSVDTLDVHADRNTFHRFDKFNAKYNPIGESVLREIFIKTDNKISGKYFAHIIKEVMSDLEESKYQNAELRLSIYGRSRDEWDKLARWAVVHKVHSPNVRWLVQVPRLFDVYRTKGQLANFQEMLENIFLPLFEATVHPASHPELHLFLEHVDGFDSVDDESKPENHVFNLESPLPEAWVEEDNPPYAYYLYYTFANMAVLNHLRRQRGFHTFVLRPHCGEAGPIHHLVSAFMLAENISHGLLLRKAPVLQYLYYLAQIGIAMSPLSNNSLFLSYHRNPLPEYLSRGLMVSLSTDDPLQFHFTKEPLMEEYSIATQVWKLSSCDMCELARNSVLMSGFSHKVKSHWLGPNYTKEGPEGNDIRRTNVPDIRVGYRHETLCQELALITQAIQSETLETIPEEVGLVMSPGP; encoded by the exons ATGGCCTCAG AAGCTCGGGGTAGTCTGGGGTCCTCTCCGCTGCAGTCTGCCCGTTCCCTGCCGGGCACTGCCCCCGGCCTCAAGCACTTCCCACTCGACCTTCGCACGTCTATGGATGGCAAATGCAAGGAGATCGCTGAG GAGCTGTTCAGCCGCTCACTGGCTGAGAGTGAGCTCCGCAGCGCCCCTTATGAATTCCCAGAGGCCAGCCCCATCGAGCAGCTGGAGGAGCGGAGGCAGCGGCTGGAGCGGCAGATCAGCCAGGATGTCAA GCTGGAGCCAGATATCCTGCTTCGGGCCAAGCAAGATTTCCTGAAGACAGACAGTGACTCGGACTTAca GCTCTACAAGGAGCAAGGAGAGGGACAGGGCGACAGGGGTCCTTGGGAGCGCGATGCGGTACTGGAACGGGAATTTCAGCGGGTCATCATCTCTGGGGAGGAGAAGTGTGGG GTACCATTCACAGACCTGTTAGATGCAGCCAAAAGTGTGGTGCGGGCACTCTTCATCCGGGAGAAGTACATGGCCCTGGCCCTGCAAAGCTTCTGCCCCACCACCCGCCGCTATCTGCAGCAGCTGGCTGAGAAGCCCCTGGAGACGCGAACCTATGAGCAGAGCCCTGATACCCCTGTGTCTGCTG ATGCCCCGGTGCACCCCCCGGCCCTGGAGCAGCACCCGTATGAGCACTGTGAGCCTAGCACCATGCCTGGGGACCTGGGCTTGGGCCTGCGCATGGTGCGTGGTGTGGTGCATGTCTACACCCGCAGGGATCCTGATGAGCA CTGTCCAGAGGTAGAACTTCCGTACCCTGACCTACAGGAGTTTGTTGCTGACGTCAATGTGCTGATGGCCCTGATTATCAATGGACCCAT AAAGTCATTCTGCTACCGCCGGCTGCAGTACCTGAGCTCCAAATTCCAGATGCATGTTCTGCTCAACGAGATGAAGGAACTGGCTGCTCAGAAGAAAGTGCCCCACCGGGACTTCTACAATATCCGGAAG GTGGACACGCACATCCATGCCTCATCCTGCATGAACCAGAAGCATCTGCTGCGCTTCATCAAGCGGGCGATGAAGCGGCATCTGGAGGAGATCGTGCATGTTGAGCAGGGCCGTGAGCAGACCCTGCGGGAGGTCTTCGAGAGCATGAACCTCACGGCCTATGACCTCAGCGTGGACACACTGGACGTGCATGCG GACAGGAATACCTTCCACCGATTTGATAAATTCAATGCTAAATACAACCCTATCGGGGAGTCTGTCCTCCGCGAGATCTTCATCAAAACCGACAACAAGATTTCTGGGAAGTACTTTGCTCATATCATCAAG GAGGTGATGTCAGACCTGGAGGAGAGCAAATACCAGAACGCAGAGCTCCGGCTGTCCATCTACGGGCGCTCGAGGGACGAGTGGGACAAGCTGGcacgctgggcagtggtgcacaaAGTGCACTCTCCCAATGTGCGCTGGCTGGTGCAGGTGCCCCGCCTCTT TGACGTGTACCGCACCAAGGGCCAGCTGGCCAACTTCCAAGAGATGCTGGAGAACATCTTTCTGCCACTGTTTGAGGCTACCGTGCACCCTGCCAGCCACCCAGAGCTGCACCTGTTTCTGGAGCAC GTGGATGGTTTTGACAGTGTGGATGATGAGTCCAAGCCGGAGAACCACGTCTTCAACCTGGAGAGTCCCCTCCCGGAAGCCTGGGTGGAGGAGGACAACCCACCCTACGCCTACTACCTGTATTACACCTTTGCTAACATGGCCGTGTTGAACCATCTGCGCAG GCAGAGGGGTTTCCACACGTTTGTGCTGAGGCCGCACTGCGGGGAGGCTGGGCCCATCCACCACCTGGTGTCAGCCTTCATGCTGGCCGAGAACATCTCCCACGGGCTGCTCCTGCGTAAG GCCCCTGTCCTGCAGTACCTATATTACCTGGCTCAGATCGGCATCGCCATGTCCCCGCTCAGCAACAACAGCCTGTTCCTCAGCTACCACCGGAACCCTCTACCCGAGTACTTGTCCCGCGGCCTCATGGTTTCGCTGTCCACGGATGATCCCCTGCAGTTCCACTTCACCAAG GAACCCCTGATGGAGGAGTACAGCATTGCCACTCAGGTGTGGAAGCTCAGCTCCTGCGACATGTGTGAACTGGCTCGGAACAGTGTGCTCATGAGTGGCTTCTCCCACAAG GTAAAAAGCCACTGGCTGGGACCCAACTATACCAAGGAGGGCCCCGAGGGCAATGACATCCGCCGCACCAACGTGCCAGACATCCGAGTAGGCTACCGCCATGAGACCCTGTGCCAGGAGCTGGCGCTTATCACACAGGCCATCCAGAGTGAGACGCTGGAGACCATCCCAGAGGAAGTGGGCCTTGTCATGAGCCCGGGGCCTTAG
- the Ampd2 gene encoding AMP deaminase 2 isoform X4 — protein sequence MASARGSLGSSPLQSARSLPGTAPGLKHFPLDLRTSMDGKCKEIAEELFSRSLAESELRSAPYEFPEASPIEQLEERRQRLERQISQDVKLEPDILLRAKQDFLKTDSDSDLQLYKEQGEGQGDRGPWERDAVLEREFQRVIISGEEKCGVPFTDLLDAAKSVVRALFIREKYMALALQSFCPTTRRYLQQLAEKPLETRTYEQSPDTPVSADAPVHPPALEQHPYEHCEPSTMPGDLGLGLRMVRGVVHVYTRRDPDEHCPEVELPYPDLQEFVADVNVLMALIINGPIKSFCYRRLQYLSSKFQMHVLLNEMKELAAQKKVPHRDFYNIRKVDTHIHASSCMNQKHLLRFIKRAMKRHLEEIVHVEQGREQTLREVFESMNLTAYDLSVDTLDVHADRNTFHRFDKFNAKYNPIGESVLREIFIKTDNKISGKYFAHIIKEVMSDLEESKYQNAELRLSIYGRSRDEWDKLARWAVVHKVHSPNVRWLVQVPRLFDVYRTKGQLANFQEMLENIFLPLFEATVHPASHPELHLFLEHVDGFDSVDDESKPENHVFNLESPLPEAWVEEDNPPYAYYLYYTFANMAVLNHLRRQRGFHTFVLRPHCGEAGPIHHLVSAFMLAENISHGLLLRKAPVLQYLYYLAQIGIAMSPLSNNSLFLSYHRNPLPEYLSRGLMVSLSTDDPLQFHFTKEPLMEEYSIATQVWKLSSCDMCELARNSVLMSGFSHKVKSHWLGPNYTKEGPEGNDIRRTNVPDIRVGYRHETLCQELALITQAIQSETLETIPEEVGLVMSPGP from the exons ATGGCCTCAG CTCGGGGTAGTCTGGGGTCCTCTCCGCTGCAGTCTGCCCGTTCCCTGCCGGGCACTGCCCCCGGCCTCAAGCACTTCCCACTCGACCTTCGCACGTCTATGGATGGCAAATGCAAGGAGATCGCTGAG GAGCTGTTCAGCCGCTCACTGGCTGAGAGTGAGCTCCGCAGCGCCCCTTATGAATTCCCAGAGGCCAGCCCCATCGAGCAGCTGGAGGAGCGGAGGCAGCGGCTGGAGCGGCAGATCAGCCAGGATGTCAA GCTGGAGCCAGATATCCTGCTTCGGGCCAAGCAAGATTTCCTGAAGACAGACAGTGACTCGGACTTAca GCTCTACAAGGAGCAAGGAGAGGGACAGGGCGACAGGGGTCCTTGGGAGCGCGATGCGGTACTGGAACGGGAATTTCAGCGGGTCATCATCTCTGGGGAGGAGAAGTGTGGG GTACCATTCACAGACCTGTTAGATGCAGCCAAAAGTGTGGTGCGGGCACTCTTCATCCGGGAGAAGTACATGGCCCTGGCCCTGCAAAGCTTCTGCCCCACCACCCGCCGCTATCTGCAGCAGCTGGCTGAGAAGCCCCTGGAGACGCGAACCTATGAGCAGAGCCCTGATACCCCTGTGTCTGCTG ATGCCCCGGTGCACCCCCCGGCCCTGGAGCAGCACCCGTATGAGCACTGTGAGCCTAGCACCATGCCTGGGGACCTGGGCTTGGGCCTGCGCATGGTGCGTGGTGTGGTGCATGTCTACACCCGCAGGGATCCTGATGAGCA CTGTCCAGAGGTAGAACTTCCGTACCCTGACCTACAGGAGTTTGTTGCTGACGTCAATGTGCTGATGGCCCTGATTATCAATGGACCCAT AAAGTCATTCTGCTACCGCCGGCTGCAGTACCTGAGCTCCAAATTCCAGATGCATGTTCTGCTCAACGAGATGAAGGAACTGGCTGCTCAGAAGAAAGTGCCCCACCGGGACTTCTACAATATCCGGAAG GTGGACACGCACATCCATGCCTCATCCTGCATGAACCAGAAGCATCTGCTGCGCTTCATCAAGCGGGCGATGAAGCGGCATCTGGAGGAGATCGTGCATGTTGAGCAGGGCCGTGAGCAGACCCTGCGGGAGGTCTTCGAGAGCATGAACCTCACGGCCTATGACCTCAGCGTGGACACACTGGACGTGCATGCG GACAGGAATACCTTCCACCGATTTGATAAATTCAATGCTAAATACAACCCTATCGGGGAGTCTGTCCTCCGCGAGATCTTCATCAAAACCGACAACAAGATTTCTGGGAAGTACTTTGCTCATATCATCAAG GAGGTGATGTCAGACCTGGAGGAGAGCAAATACCAGAACGCAGAGCTCCGGCTGTCCATCTACGGGCGCTCGAGGGACGAGTGGGACAAGCTGGcacgctgggcagtggtgcacaaAGTGCACTCTCCCAATGTGCGCTGGCTGGTGCAGGTGCCCCGCCTCTT TGACGTGTACCGCACCAAGGGCCAGCTGGCCAACTTCCAAGAGATGCTGGAGAACATCTTTCTGCCACTGTTTGAGGCTACCGTGCACCCTGCCAGCCACCCAGAGCTGCACCTGTTTCTGGAGCAC GTGGATGGTTTTGACAGTGTGGATGATGAGTCCAAGCCGGAGAACCACGTCTTCAACCTGGAGAGTCCCCTCCCGGAAGCCTGGGTGGAGGAGGACAACCCACCCTACGCCTACTACCTGTATTACACCTTTGCTAACATGGCCGTGTTGAACCATCTGCGCAG GCAGAGGGGTTTCCACACGTTTGTGCTGAGGCCGCACTGCGGGGAGGCTGGGCCCATCCACCACCTGGTGTCAGCCTTCATGCTGGCCGAGAACATCTCCCACGGGCTGCTCCTGCGTAAG GCCCCTGTCCTGCAGTACCTATATTACCTGGCTCAGATCGGCATCGCCATGTCCCCGCTCAGCAACAACAGCCTGTTCCTCAGCTACCACCGGAACCCTCTACCCGAGTACTTGTCCCGCGGCCTCATGGTTTCGCTGTCCACGGATGATCCCCTGCAGTTCCACTTCACCAAG GAACCCCTGATGGAGGAGTACAGCATTGCCACTCAGGTGTGGAAGCTCAGCTCCTGCGACATGTGTGAACTGGCTCGGAACAGTGTGCTCATGAGTGGCTTCTCCCACAAG GTAAAAAGCCACTGGCTGGGACCCAACTATACCAAGGAGGGCCCCGAGGGCAATGACATCCGCCGCACCAACGTGCCAGACATCCGAGTAGGCTACCGCCATGAGACCCTGTGCCAGGAGCTGGCGCTTATCACACAGGCCATCCAGAGTGAGACGCTGGAGACCATCCCAGAGGAAGTGGGCCTTGTCATGAGCCCGGGGCCTTAG
- the Ampd2 gene encoding AMP deaminase 2 isoform X1 — protein sequence MASYPGPSKSKSKYPFKKRASLQASAAAPEARGSLGSSPLQSARSLPGTAPGLKHFPLDLRTSMDGKCKEIAEELFSRSLAESELRSAPYEFPEASPIEQLEERRQRLERQISQDVKLEPDILLRAKQDFLKTDSDSDLQLYKEQGEGQGDRGPWERDAVLEREFQRVIISGEEKCGVPFTDLLDAAKSVVRALFIREKYMALALQSFCPTTRRYLQQLAEKPLETRTYEQSPDTPVSADAPVHPPALEQHPYEHCEPSTMPGDLGLGLRMVRGVVHVYTRRDPDEHCPEVELPYPDLQEFVADVNVLMALIINGPIKSFCYRRLQYLSSKFQMHVLLNEMKELAAQKKVPHRDFYNIRKVDTHIHASSCMNQKHLLRFIKRAMKRHLEEIVHVEQGREQTLREVFESMNLTAYDLSVDTLDVHADRNTFHRFDKFNAKYNPIGESVLREIFIKTDNKISGKYFAHIIKEVMSDLEESKYQNAELRLSIYGRSRDEWDKLARWAVVHKVHSPNVRWLVQVPRLFDVYRTKGQLANFQEMLENIFLPLFEATVHPASHPELHLFLEHVDGFDSVDDESKPENHVFNLESPLPEAWVEEDNPPYAYYLYYTFANMAVLNHLRRQRGFHTFVLRPHCGEAGPIHHLVSAFMLAENISHGLLLRKAPVLQYLYYLAQIGIAMSPLSNNSLFLSYHRNPLPEYLSRGLMVSLSTDDPLQFHFTKEPLMEEYSIATQVWKLSSCDMCELARNSVLMSGFSHKVKSHWLGPNYTKEGPEGNDIRRTNVPDIRVGYRHETLCQELALITQAIQSETLETIPEEVGLVMSPGP from the exons ATGGCATCCTATCCTGGCCCAAGCAAGTCCAAGTCCAAATATCCCTTTAAGAAGCGGGCCAGCCTGCAAGCTTCCGCTGCTGCTCCAG AAGCTCGGGGTAGTCTGGGGTCCTCTCCGCTGCAGTCTGCCCGTTCCCTGCCGGGCACTGCCCCCGGCCTCAAGCACTTCCCACTCGACCTTCGCACGTCTATGGATGGCAAATGCAAGGAGATCGCTGAG GAGCTGTTCAGCCGCTCACTGGCTGAGAGTGAGCTCCGCAGCGCCCCTTATGAATTCCCAGAGGCCAGCCCCATCGAGCAGCTGGAGGAGCGGAGGCAGCGGCTGGAGCGGCAGATCAGCCAGGATGTCAA GCTGGAGCCAGATATCCTGCTTCGGGCCAAGCAAGATTTCCTGAAGACAGACAGTGACTCGGACTTAca GCTCTACAAGGAGCAAGGAGAGGGACAGGGCGACAGGGGTCCTTGGGAGCGCGATGCGGTACTGGAACGGGAATTTCAGCGGGTCATCATCTCTGGGGAGGAGAAGTGTGGG GTACCATTCACAGACCTGTTAGATGCAGCCAAAAGTGTGGTGCGGGCACTCTTCATCCGGGAGAAGTACATGGCCCTGGCCCTGCAAAGCTTCTGCCCCACCACCCGCCGCTATCTGCAGCAGCTGGCTGAGAAGCCCCTGGAGACGCGAACCTATGAGCAGAGCCCTGATACCCCTGTGTCTGCTG ATGCCCCGGTGCACCCCCCGGCCCTGGAGCAGCACCCGTATGAGCACTGTGAGCCTAGCACCATGCCTGGGGACCTGGGCTTGGGCCTGCGCATGGTGCGTGGTGTGGTGCATGTCTACACCCGCAGGGATCCTGATGAGCA CTGTCCAGAGGTAGAACTTCCGTACCCTGACCTACAGGAGTTTGTTGCTGACGTCAATGTGCTGATGGCCCTGATTATCAATGGACCCAT AAAGTCATTCTGCTACCGCCGGCTGCAGTACCTGAGCTCCAAATTCCAGATGCATGTTCTGCTCAACGAGATGAAGGAACTGGCTGCTCAGAAGAAAGTGCCCCACCGGGACTTCTACAATATCCGGAAG GTGGACACGCACATCCATGCCTCATCCTGCATGAACCAGAAGCATCTGCTGCGCTTCATCAAGCGGGCGATGAAGCGGCATCTGGAGGAGATCGTGCATGTTGAGCAGGGCCGTGAGCAGACCCTGCGGGAGGTCTTCGAGAGCATGAACCTCACGGCCTATGACCTCAGCGTGGACACACTGGACGTGCATGCG GACAGGAATACCTTCCACCGATTTGATAAATTCAATGCTAAATACAACCCTATCGGGGAGTCTGTCCTCCGCGAGATCTTCATCAAAACCGACAACAAGATTTCTGGGAAGTACTTTGCTCATATCATCAAG GAGGTGATGTCAGACCTGGAGGAGAGCAAATACCAGAACGCAGAGCTCCGGCTGTCCATCTACGGGCGCTCGAGGGACGAGTGGGACAAGCTGGcacgctgggcagtggtgcacaaAGTGCACTCTCCCAATGTGCGCTGGCTGGTGCAGGTGCCCCGCCTCTT TGACGTGTACCGCACCAAGGGCCAGCTGGCCAACTTCCAAGAGATGCTGGAGAACATCTTTCTGCCACTGTTTGAGGCTACCGTGCACCCTGCCAGCCACCCAGAGCTGCACCTGTTTCTGGAGCAC GTGGATGGTTTTGACAGTGTGGATGATGAGTCCAAGCCGGAGAACCACGTCTTCAACCTGGAGAGTCCCCTCCCGGAAGCCTGGGTGGAGGAGGACAACCCACCCTACGCCTACTACCTGTATTACACCTTTGCTAACATGGCCGTGTTGAACCATCTGCGCAG GCAGAGGGGTTTCCACACGTTTGTGCTGAGGCCGCACTGCGGGGAGGCTGGGCCCATCCACCACCTGGTGTCAGCCTTCATGCTGGCCGAGAACATCTCCCACGGGCTGCTCCTGCGTAAG GCCCCTGTCCTGCAGTACCTATATTACCTGGCTCAGATCGGCATCGCCATGTCCCCGCTCAGCAACAACAGCCTGTTCCTCAGCTACCACCGGAACCCTCTACCCGAGTACTTGTCCCGCGGCCTCATGGTTTCGCTGTCCACGGATGATCCCCTGCAGTTCCACTTCACCAAG GAACCCCTGATGGAGGAGTACAGCATTGCCACTCAGGTGTGGAAGCTCAGCTCCTGCGACATGTGTGAACTGGCTCGGAACAGTGTGCTCATGAGTGGCTTCTCCCACAAG GTAAAAAGCCACTGGCTGGGACCCAACTATACCAAGGAGGGCCCCGAGGGCAATGACATCCGCCGCACCAACGTGCCAGACATCCGAGTAGGCTACCGCCATGAGACCCTGTGCCAGGAGCTGGCGCTTATCACACAGGCCATCCAGAGTGAGACGCTGGAGACCATCCCAGAGGAAGTGGGCCTTGTCATGAGCCCGGGGCCTTAG
- the Ampd2 gene encoding AMP deaminase 2 isoform X2 — translation MASYPGPSKSKSKYPFKKRASLQASAAAPARGSLGSSPLQSARSLPGTAPGLKHFPLDLRTSMDGKCKEIAEELFSRSLAESELRSAPYEFPEASPIEQLEERRQRLERQISQDVKLEPDILLRAKQDFLKTDSDSDLQLYKEQGEGQGDRGPWERDAVLEREFQRVIISGEEKCGVPFTDLLDAAKSVVRALFIREKYMALALQSFCPTTRRYLQQLAEKPLETRTYEQSPDTPVSADAPVHPPALEQHPYEHCEPSTMPGDLGLGLRMVRGVVHVYTRRDPDEHCPEVELPYPDLQEFVADVNVLMALIINGPIKSFCYRRLQYLSSKFQMHVLLNEMKELAAQKKVPHRDFYNIRKVDTHIHASSCMNQKHLLRFIKRAMKRHLEEIVHVEQGREQTLREVFESMNLTAYDLSVDTLDVHADRNTFHRFDKFNAKYNPIGESVLREIFIKTDNKISGKYFAHIIKEVMSDLEESKYQNAELRLSIYGRSRDEWDKLARWAVVHKVHSPNVRWLVQVPRLFDVYRTKGQLANFQEMLENIFLPLFEATVHPASHPELHLFLEHVDGFDSVDDESKPENHVFNLESPLPEAWVEEDNPPYAYYLYYTFANMAVLNHLRRQRGFHTFVLRPHCGEAGPIHHLVSAFMLAENISHGLLLRKAPVLQYLYYLAQIGIAMSPLSNNSLFLSYHRNPLPEYLSRGLMVSLSTDDPLQFHFTKEPLMEEYSIATQVWKLSSCDMCELARNSVLMSGFSHKVKSHWLGPNYTKEGPEGNDIRRTNVPDIRVGYRHETLCQELALITQAIQSETLETIPEEVGLVMSPGP, via the exons ATGGCATCCTATCCTGGCCCAAGCAAGTCCAAGTCCAAATATCCCTTTAAGAAGCGGGCCAGCCTGCAAGCTTCCGCTGCTGCTCCAG CTCGGGGTAGTCTGGGGTCCTCTCCGCTGCAGTCTGCCCGTTCCCTGCCGGGCACTGCCCCCGGCCTCAAGCACTTCCCACTCGACCTTCGCACGTCTATGGATGGCAAATGCAAGGAGATCGCTGAG GAGCTGTTCAGCCGCTCACTGGCTGAGAGTGAGCTCCGCAGCGCCCCTTATGAATTCCCAGAGGCCAGCCCCATCGAGCAGCTGGAGGAGCGGAGGCAGCGGCTGGAGCGGCAGATCAGCCAGGATGTCAA GCTGGAGCCAGATATCCTGCTTCGGGCCAAGCAAGATTTCCTGAAGACAGACAGTGACTCGGACTTAca GCTCTACAAGGAGCAAGGAGAGGGACAGGGCGACAGGGGTCCTTGGGAGCGCGATGCGGTACTGGAACGGGAATTTCAGCGGGTCATCATCTCTGGGGAGGAGAAGTGTGGG GTACCATTCACAGACCTGTTAGATGCAGCCAAAAGTGTGGTGCGGGCACTCTTCATCCGGGAGAAGTACATGGCCCTGGCCCTGCAAAGCTTCTGCCCCACCACCCGCCGCTATCTGCAGCAGCTGGCTGAGAAGCCCCTGGAGACGCGAACCTATGAGCAGAGCCCTGATACCCCTGTGTCTGCTG ATGCCCCGGTGCACCCCCCGGCCCTGGAGCAGCACCCGTATGAGCACTGTGAGCCTAGCACCATGCCTGGGGACCTGGGCTTGGGCCTGCGCATGGTGCGTGGTGTGGTGCATGTCTACACCCGCAGGGATCCTGATGAGCA CTGTCCAGAGGTAGAACTTCCGTACCCTGACCTACAGGAGTTTGTTGCTGACGTCAATGTGCTGATGGCCCTGATTATCAATGGACCCAT AAAGTCATTCTGCTACCGCCGGCTGCAGTACCTGAGCTCCAAATTCCAGATGCATGTTCTGCTCAACGAGATGAAGGAACTGGCTGCTCAGAAGAAAGTGCCCCACCGGGACTTCTACAATATCCGGAAG GTGGACACGCACATCCATGCCTCATCCTGCATGAACCAGAAGCATCTGCTGCGCTTCATCAAGCGGGCGATGAAGCGGCATCTGGAGGAGATCGTGCATGTTGAGCAGGGCCGTGAGCAGACCCTGCGGGAGGTCTTCGAGAGCATGAACCTCACGGCCTATGACCTCAGCGTGGACACACTGGACGTGCATGCG GACAGGAATACCTTCCACCGATTTGATAAATTCAATGCTAAATACAACCCTATCGGGGAGTCTGTCCTCCGCGAGATCTTCATCAAAACCGACAACAAGATTTCTGGGAAGTACTTTGCTCATATCATCAAG GAGGTGATGTCAGACCTGGAGGAGAGCAAATACCAGAACGCAGAGCTCCGGCTGTCCATCTACGGGCGCTCGAGGGACGAGTGGGACAAGCTGGcacgctgggcagtggtgcacaaAGTGCACTCTCCCAATGTGCGCTGGCTGGTGCAGGTGCCCCGCCTCTT TGACGTGTACCGCACCAAGGGCCAGCTGGCCAACTTCCAAGAGATGCTGGAGAACATCTTTCTGCCACTGTTTGAGGCTACCGTGCACCCTGCCAGCCACCCAGAGCTGCACCTGTTTCTGGAGCAC GTGGATGGTTTTGACAGTGTGGATGATGAGTCCAAGCCGGAGAACCACGTCTTCAACCTGGAGAGTCCCCTCCCGGAAGCCTGGGTGGAGGAGGACAACCCACCCTACGCCTACTACCTGTATTACACCTTTGCTAACATGGCCGTGTTGAACCATCTGCGCAG GCAGAGGGGTTTCCACACGTTTGTGCTGAGGCCGCACTGCGGGGAGGCTGGGCCCATCCACCACCTGGTGTCAGCCTTCATGCTGGCCGAGAACATCTCCCACGGGCTGCTCCTGCGTAAG GCCCCTGTCCTGCAGTACCTATATTACCTGGCTCAGATCGGCATCGCCATGTCCCCGCTCAGCAACAACAGCCTGTTCCTCAGCTACCACCGGAACCCTCTACCCGAGTACTTGTCCCGCGGCCTCATGGTTTCGCTGTCCACGGATGATCCCCTGCAGTTCCACTTCACCAAG GAACCCCTGATGGAGGAGTACAGCATTGCCACTCAGGTGTGGAAGCTCAGCTCCTGCGACATGTGTGAACTGGCTCGGAACAGTGTGCTCATGAGTGGCTTCTCCCACAAG GTAAAAAGCCACTGGCTGGGACCCAACTATACCAAGGAGGGCCCCGAGGGCAATGACATCCGCCGCACCAACGTGCCAGACATCCGAGTAGGCTACCGCCATGAGACCCTGTGCCAGGAGCTGGCGCTTATCACACAGGCCATCCAGAGTGAGACGCTGGAGACCATCCCAGAGGAAGTGGGCCTTGTCATGAGCCCGGGGCCTTAG